Proteins from one Sabethes cyaneus chromosome 2, idSabCyanKW18_F2, whole genome shotgun sequence genomic window:
- the LOC128736630 gene encoding integumentary mucin C.1-like: protein MWKLIISVVSLATLAIGTNISKSNRCPVDDVEYKLFYLEDLTRESCARYYVCVQGVERAFECPARTYFDVESISCVTPWRSSCRVEGVVCSVEGERFQNTRDFATYYECVDGFPYLKECEVGERFVNGQCVMKYVVNLEYSRMNLQQTDDPTEETATDETTSTNTEETTTTTTEETTTTTAEPTTTTTEEPTTTTTGETTTTTTEETTTTTAEPTTTTTGETTTTTTEETTTTTTEETTTTTTEPTTTTTGETTTTTTDETTTTTGETTTTTTEETTTTTTEPTTTTTGETTTTDETTTTTGETTTTDETTTTTGETTTTDETTTTTGETTTTDETTTTTGETTTTDETTTTTGETTTTDETTTTTGETTTTDETTTTTGETTTTDETTTTTGETTTTSTTEPTTTTTTTEPTTTTTTTEPTTTADPFDPAEACRGVVIAILPHPYVCYQYVVCLFGNGSVATCDVNYIFSETYTVCVPGSWDTCESTRVLTLLNSYQRKEILVQ, encoded by the exons ATGTGGAAGTTGATAATTTCGGTTGTTAGTCTCGCCACTCTGGCAATTGGTACTAACATATCAAAGAGCAATCGATGCCCGGTTGATGATGTTGAGTACAAATTATTCTATTTGGAAGATTTAACGCGGGAAAGCTGTGCACG ATATTACGTTTGTGTTCAAGGAGTGGAAAGGGCTTTCGAGTGTCCAGCTCGCACATATTTTGACGTCGAATCCATATCGTGTGTTACTCCGTGGAGAAGTTCTTGCCGAGTTGAAGGTGTTGTTTGTAGTGTGGAAGGAGAACGTTTTCAGAATACCAGAGATTTCGCAACATACTACGAATGCGTCGATGGTTTCCCATATTTAAAGGAGTGTGAAGTTGGTGAACGCTTCGTGAATGGACAGTGCGTGATGAAATATGTCGTAAACTTGGAGTATTCAAGAATGAACTTACAACAAACTGATGACCCTACCGAAGAAACAGCAACTGACGAAACCACATCAACAAATACCGAGGAAACTACAACAACGACTACCGAAGAAACCACAACAACTACCGCAGAACCAACGACGACAACTACCGAGGAACCAACAACGACAACCACTGGAGAAACCACAACGACAACCACCGAAGAAACCACAACAACTACCGCAGAACCAACAACTACAACCACTGGAGAAACCACAACAACAACTACCGAAGAAACCACAACAACAACCACCGAAGAAACCACAACAACTACCACAGAACCAACAACGACAACCACTGGAGAAACCACAACAACAACTACCGATGAAACCACGACAACCACTGGAGAAACCACAACAACAACTACCGAAGAAACCACAACAACTACCACAGAACCAACAACGACAACCACCGGAGAAACTACAACTACCGATGAAACCACGACAACCACCGGAGAAACCACAACTACCGATGAAACCACGACAACCACCGGAGAAACCACAACTACCGATGAAACCACGACAACCACCGGAGAAACCACGACTACCGATGAAACCACGACAACCACCGGAGAAACCACAACTACCGATGAAACCACGACAACCACCGGAGAAACCACGACTACCGATGAAACCACGACAACCACCGGAGAAACCACAACTACCGATGAAACCACGACAACCACCGGAGAAACCACAACTACCGATGAAACCACGACAACCACCGGAGAAACCACAACAACGAGCACCACGGAACCAACGACGACAACCACCACCACGGAACCAACAACGACGACAACCACTACAGAACCGACGACAACCGCCGATCCTTTTGATCCAGCAGAAGCGTGCCGTGGGGTTGTTATTGCAATTCTGCCCCATCCGTACGTTTGCTATCAGTACGTTGTGTGCCTGTTTGGAAACGGAAGTGTGGCAACCTGCGACGTGAATTACATATTCAGCGAAACCTACACCGTTTGTGTGCCCGGCAGTTGGGACACCTGCGAGTCGACTAGAGTCTTAACGTTACTAAATTCGTACCAAAGAAAGGAAATTTTAGTTCAATAA